In Oreochromis niloticus isolate F11D_XX linkage group LG12, O_niloticus_UMD_NMBU, whole genome shotgun sequence, the DNA window GTAATATGATGGAGAATTAAAACACCTAAACTCTCCCACAACACGACTTTTCATTGCGTAGGAAATTTAGGTGTGGGAAAGCAAACCTGACACAACAAAAAGCAAATTTTAGTTCATCTTCCTGAAGCAGGCTGATGAATTCAGCAGGCACAGAATCCAAACTGTGAGGAGGGAATGATGGGTACGATGTGGACAAAGGAATTCACATTTTATGATGGAGCTTTGAAATGAACTGACATCTATGTTTGCATACCAGTGTTGCCACGCTCCTTTCTCCCTACCCTATGCTCAGTTGTGGAATGGGATGGTCTGCTTGCAGTCGAAACAGGTCTGGTCCTGGCCTGCTCCCGGCAGCCCTACGGCGTGCTCCGTTGTAGAAATCAACAACGTGTCCAACGTTATTTCTGTACATTTGGCAATAAAGCGGATGAAGGGCCGCACATCACCCTCGTTGGCTGTGTCCAGAGCAGCGTAGTATTCAGCCCGTTGTTCCTTGCGGATAGTAATTGGTGGGTATCTCGCTTGCATGAGCACGAGGTTCATGAGCAGCCGTGACGTGCGTCCGTTGCCGTCAACAAATGGGTGTATGTACACCAGTTTATAGTGGGCGAGTGCAGCGTATTCCACGGGGTGAAGCTGCAGCGCCTCGTCGGAGTTGAGCCACTGAACGAGCTCCTGCATGTGTCGCTGCAGGTCCCGAGGGTGAGGAGGGATGTGGTGGCCCACAAACACCTGGTTGGTGCGCAGCCTCCCTCCCTCCACGGGGTCTACGTAGCCAAGCACCCGCCGGTGGATCTCCAGGATGTCGTTGACGGCGATGGCTCCTGATCTGGACAACAGCGTCGTGTTGATGTACTTCATGGCCGCATCCACCCCGATTGCCTCGTTCTGCTCCTGCAGGCTCTTTCCGGGGACGGCGTAACGCGTCTCAATGATGTGACGAATCTCTGACAGCGTGAGCGTGCTGCCTTCAATGGCCACGGTGTGGTAGATGTGGTGGTAGTAGGTCTCCTCCATCACTCGGCGGAATGCAGAGTTCCCTTTAGGAATGGACATAAGCTGGCGCACTTTACTGTCGATGATGCTGAAGTAACGCTGATCGATCTCTTCCACCAGGGGAAGGGTCCGGTCTCGGCTAACCAGAGCTCTCTCGTTGCACGGTGAGATGGCCAGGGCCTTGGTGTAGAGGTGATCTGCCTGGACGACATCCTTCTCCTCCTCTAAAATGGTCCCCAGCTCCGTCAGGGCATCCACAAAGTCTGGGTTCATGCTAAGTGCATGCACCAGCAGCTTGTGAGCCTTCTCCCTCTTCCCAAGTTTCTTCATCTCCTGAGCCAACTGCAGTGCAGCTTTGGCCTCCAGCTCCATCTCTGCAATCACGACATGATGGACAGGGTGAGCAGTGAAGATGCAGTAAAACAGCAGGTCATGTCATgacaaaatatgaataaataaataaataaataaataaatttaaaaaacgtTATTACACTTGGATGAACTAGAATTTTCAACAACTTCAGAAATCATTCAGGGAACTAATATTCAACTTAAAACACTGGAGCCGcaaatttgttatttttacatttagttGATGTGCTTCCTTTTTGTCCTTAACAGTTCGCTGGTCTTCACAGTTAGAAAACAGTGTGAAAATGCCTACAATTTGCAGAGGATTTGGAGAATTACAAGCTGACGTCTTCACAATGCCGTCATTCAGAAATTCCAACATACAGGAAAAACTAATACGATCAGAGCTTGAAGGCGATTAAGGGCACGCAGTTTTCTCTATAAATTTGTTAAATTAAGCACTAGATGAGTTCACACGGGCCTTCTTTCTCGACATATGGTTAATCTTGTTCTGCATATGGCACTAAGCTGACCTCCACAGTCAGTAAACAACGTGTGTGTACCTTTGGTCGGCTTGGGCCTCTGAGGCAGCACATCAAGAGCAGTGAAGGGGACGGTGAGGCTGGTGGACTGCACAGCTGGATGCTGCTGTGGACTTCCCCACAGCTGGCAGCGGAGCTGAGCGATGCCTCTCAGGGAGGCACAGCACTGATCCTCCACCCCAACCATGGGCATCAGGAGCGCCACCAGTGAGCCGAGGGCGATACAAAGCAGCGGGCCCCATCCTCCTAGGACACGGGCGCTGTAGTAACTCCACACCTTCACAGCAGCCATGAGGACCCCTGGTTAAATCCTCCATCTTCTGGTGTAATGGCCCCCATCTATTTTCACTCCAGCCTGGAGACCCGAAAGGTGGCGAACAGGAGGAAAACGAGCAGCATGGCAGCTGCCGCGAGAGATCAACTAAACGAGACAACTTTTAACGCCCAGAAGTTAGAAAGCAAGCTACCTTTAGCTACAAACGGAGGCTCTAAACCTTAAGCTCACTTAACGACCAAACGGCGGCTGACTTTTTGGCCAGAGTCGGAACAGCTGTATACATAATACACACATCACCAACTTCCTTAAGCTCAACGTTTGAACATCCTCGAATATCATTGGTCAGAAGTGTATTGAAGGGCAGAGCCTATTGGGTGAAAATGCAGCAATACAACTCACGGTTCGTAACCGTCCCTGATTGGCTGTGTCATGGAAACCTATTCCCCGAGTTTTACCTTTCAGGCAGCAGAGCGACATTATTATGTAATCAGTAGGTAATCgaatttattttttagttaaAGGGTATTTACAATTATGAATATTTATAAGTACATAcgtttttttacatgttttttttaaacatgtaaaagaaaacacaaatcctATTTAAAGCCCTATTAAAATCTCCTTTGCTTTGACCTGTAAtttctgtctgattttttttcttgaagaaaaaaaacctcacttCCATCCTTATCGgtgcctcctcctctcttcagaAGACCCAGAATCTATTAatatgtaatttattttttttttttttttttttttaattttaaaggcCAATGAGAGTGGAAGACTCACTTAATGCAGACCAAATCTACCGACAGGTGGACACAGAGTAATTTCACAAATCATGTTTGCAGGATCTGGGCGGGCACAtaatttttccacatttagaaAATCGATTTTTTAAGTAAGTAAGTTTAAATAATTCACCGTCAAACACTGAATATAGCTCATTCTGTTCAAACatcaaaccttaaaaaaaaaaaaaatcaagtccCATGCAATTTTGCACTGTTTGAGACTAAAGCCTTTATCAGGagacataaacaaaacaaaagttagATAATTTTGATTTGACAAGTCAGAGTAAACAACACACAGTCCTGTGAAAAGGGAAGTTTTCAAAGCACTCTGTAACCATCATCCGGTTACGCATGGTGCATTCCTGTGAACAACTAAATGCACCCTATAATTCAGGGGCTTGTAGAACCACCATTAGCAGCAACAACCTATGCAATAATCTTTTGTATGActtcatcagtctctcacattgttgtggGTGAATTTTGTCTCATTCTTCTCCACAGTGccgcttcagttcattgaggtttgtggtaTTCGTTTATACACAGCTCTCTTAACCACTCAGTCTGGGCCATTGCAACGCCttgattattgtttttttcagccattctcttgtatatttgctgctgtgcctgggatcattgtcctgttgcgtGATTTAGtatcagccaagctttagctgtttgactgatggcctcACATTTTACTTTGGCTTCAAGGTATTCAGATGCTGcggctgcaaaacaaacccaaatcatcaACTCTCTGCATAGCCAAAAACATCTCCTCTTTGGTCTCGTCTGTCTAAAGGACATTTGGGATGAATTTGCTGTTGGATgttcactcctgggaagatcGTAGCAtcatgttaacacacacctaAATGCCCCAAAGCAATAAAACTGCCCCAAATTCTGCCTTTATGCTCACACTTGCTAAAGATAAAtgaatcaaatgcatttgatgAGCAGCACCTGGTTGTTACCTATCCCTTAAATTGCTTTGGAACCAGTAAGGGTGTACTTGTCCCCACAGCAGTCGTCGTCTTAGATACAGCTGTTTGTAGAGCTGCAGTTCTTCTAAACCCAAAATGAAACAATTCTCCACTCCAAATTTGTAATGACTGCATATGCACCTGTAGCACTTGGTAAAGTGTAAAGCTAAAATATGTCTAAAACATTGCATAAATCTGTTAGTATTTGTGTTATTCAGCTATATGTTTGGGTTTTTGGCTGCTACATGTTTTCCACCAGTAGAGGGCAGTCAcggcaaaaaggaaaaaaacaatgttctgttaaaaaaaagaaaaaagaagaagagagtaTTCTTGGGTTCTGTATGTATGTGAAAGCCACGGTTCTGGAGTACCCAAATAAACTCGGTTTGCCGTCTACACCAAGTTGTCCTGGAGTGGTGTAACATTTTGGAGGTTCCACCGAGATCGTTTTCAGGAAATCCTAAAATTAGGAACCAACGCCCAAACGTGTTCAATCTgagtaccaaaaaaagaaaagtagcaCAGCTCGTGGGCAAAAAGTGTCTAGTATGGTGTAGAATGAACAACTGCAAAACACAGGCACTGTGGGACACGGGAGCCCAAGTTTCAATAATGAGTGCATGCTGGAAATCAGACAACTTACCTCACTTAGAAGTTCACCCCATCAGTGATTTATTAAGTAAGGATGAACTTTTAGACTTGAGAGCCGTAAATGGATCTGAAGTCCCTTTCCAGGGTTGGGTAGAAGTTAGCCTCAGCCTTTGTGATCCGAGAGGAAAAGCTGTAGCTCAGAATGAGGTTCGGGTTCCCATCCTAGTAAGTCAGGATGTGATGCAGAAACCAATAATAGGGTTTAATGCTATTGAGGAACTGATAAAAAAGGACACTACTCAGTCCAGTGAAAGCTTGTTTTTGCTCAGAAACTCTCTAAGAGTAGGATCAAGCAAAGCAGAAGCACTGTTGAACCTTATCCACACCGCCAGTAGCGAGATAGTTACTTATCCTGTCAGATCAGGACGCAAAGCTATTGTCGTACCGAGTGGACAAATGTACGGCGTTAGTTGTTACATCAAAACAGACTTAAAGGTAAAAAGTGAAATGCTTTTTGAGCCAGATGAAAACCTGTCTTTAGATGAGGGTCTGAAATCTAACTGCCAGTTGCTGTCTGTATCAGGCAGTACCCACAAAGTCAATATCTATGTTACTAATGTTACCAAACATGACATTGTTTTGCCACCTAAAACCCTTCTAGGTAACATAGAGAGGGTAACACACAGTTATCCTGTGAATCTCAAAGAAGCTCAGATAGGTTTGGTTGTAGAAAAAGACAATCAGAACTCACCTAGCTTACCAGAAGAGCCTTGGGAACCACCTGTCAATTTGGGCCACCTTAACGCAGAACAACAGGCAGCTGTCATGGAAATGTTAAGGGATGAGTCAGGCGCATTTGCTAAACACAAAGAGGAAGTTGGTTacataaaaaatctaaaaatggaTATCAAACTCACTGATCAGATTCCTGTAGCCAAATCCTATAATGCGGTCCCACGTGCTCTCTATGATGAAGTAAAAAGTCACATTCAGGACttgttaaaaaaagactttattCGCAAATCAACCTCACCATATGCCTCTCCAATAGTGTGTGTGAGGAGGCGGGATGGTGGCCTGAGACTGTGTGTCGATTATAGGGGCCTCAATAAAAAGACCATTCCAGACAGACACCCTATTCCACGAATACAGGAAATCCTTGATGGACTTGGCGGCAATAGGTGGTTTAGTGTGCTTGACCAAGGCAAAGCGTACTATCAAGGTGAAATCAACGAAGACTTGAAAAAATATACCGCCTTCACAACACCCTGGGGGCTGTATGAATGGAATAGAATTCCATTTGGACTCACCAATGCACCTTCAGCTTTCCAACGTAGTATGGAGGAAAGTTTAGAAGGCTTGAGGGACAAAATATGCACTCCATATTTAGATGATGTTTTAGTGTACAGTCAAACATTTGAGCAGCATATTGAAGATTTGAGATCAGTTCTCAAACGTCAGCAGGCTTGGGGAGTAAAACTAAGACCTGATAAATGTGACTTGTTTAAAAATGAGGTCCGCTATGTGGGCAAAATCATTTCAGCAGACGGTTACAGAATGGATGAAAAAGAGGTACAAGCAGTACGAGCTTTGAAGGACAACCCACCAACAAACATCAAAGAGCTGAGAAAGCTTTTGGGATTTTTAGGATACTACCGAAGCTATGTACAAGATTTTTCAAGACATGCAAAGTGCCtatatgatttactctcagTTGACCACACCCAAACACCAGCACGGTCAGCCAAGGCGGGGCATGCTGCACCCACCCAAAAAAATCATATGGACTGACAGCCACCAAAAAGCACTAGACTATTTGGTGGATGTTTTGACTAATCCACCCGTGATGGCTTATCCTAAGTTTGAGGAACCCTTCATTCTACACATCGATGCATCGGAAGAAGGCCTTGGTGCAGTTTCGTACCAGAGGCAGGACAGTAAATTAAGAGTAATTGGATATGGATCAAGAACATTAACACAGGCTGAGAAGAACTACAGGTGGCACTCAGGGAAACTTGAGTTTTTGGCACTAAAATGGGCTGTGACTGAGCGCTTTAGAGACTATTTGTTCTATGCTCCCTCGGTGACAGTATACAGTGACAACAACCCTTTAACCTATGTTTTAGGCACAGCTAAACTGAATGCGACAGAACACAGATGGGTTTCCGAGCTGGCTGATTTTAACATAACATTGAAATACCGACCCGGAAAAAGTAACGTGGATGCAGACTTTCTGTCCAGAACACCTTCTAGTATGGACTCATACATGTTAGAATGTACTGAGCTGTGTTCGCCTGAAGTGTTAAGCGCAGTACTGAATGCCATTGAaacacaggaagaaaaacaactggATTGGATATCAGCTATAACGTGCAATCCAGAAGTAAACAAAATACTTACAGAAAATCAGCCAGATGTGAGAATCACAACACAGGAGCTATTACAAGCTCAAAAGCAGGACTCTGCCATTGCTTATGTTCTCAACTTAAAGAGTACAGGTGCAAGCTTTGACAACACATCAGCGACCAAAACTCTTAGAGTAAAACAGCTACTACATGAGTGGAAAAAGCTGTTTATTTCAGATGATGGGTTGCTGATACGAAAGACTGTGACTTATACTCAGATTGTGATTCCAGACTCTTACAAAGAACTGGTGTACAAACACCTTCACTGCGAAATGGGCCACTTGGGGGTGGACCGTGTGATGAATTTGGCAAGGAGTAGGTTTTATTGGCCGAATATGTACAAAGATATTGAGTTTTTCATCACACAGGTGTGCAAATGTAATATTCAGAAAAAACCTACAGTTCAGCGTAGGGCCCCCATGTGTCACGTGCCGGCTACTGCACCCTTTGAAATGGTTTCAATAGACTATGTCCATCTCGAAAAGAGCAGGGGAGGGTATGAGTATATTTTAGTGTTACAGGACAACTTCACCAAGTTTGCTCAAGCCTACCCTACACGCAACAAATCTGGCAAAACAGCAGCAGATAAAATTTTTTAATGACTTTTCCTTGAAATTTGGTTTTCCTGGTAAATTACATCATGATCAAGGCAGAGAATTTGAAAACCATTTATTCAAACAGCTGCAGAAGTACACAGGAATGGCCAATTCAAAGACTACACCCTACCATCCACAGGGGAACCCAGTGGAAAGGTTTAATCGCACCTTGCTGTCAATGCTGCGGACCCTggatgaggaaaagaaagaaaactggagTGACTATGTAAACAAAGTTGTGCATGCCTATAATTGCACAACTAGTGACTCGACAGGCTACTCGCCCTTTGATTTACTCTTTGGTAGACATCCACGTCTCCCTATTGATGTAATTTTTGGACTGAGTGAGACAAACAAATGCAAATCACATGAAGATTATGCTCACAAGTGGCAACAACAGATGAAAGAAGCATATGACGTTGCAtccagaaacattaaaaagactCTGGCGAGAGGAAAATCACATTATGACCAGAAGAGACAAAGTGCTGTACTCTCACCTGGGGACAGGGTACTTGTCAGGAACATGTCAGAGAGGGGAGGCCCGGGAAAGTTACGCTCCTATTGGGAGGATCAAGTTCACATAGTGATCTCTCAAAGGGGGGAAAATAGCCCTGTTTATGAGGTCAAGTCGGAGTGTGGTACTGGACGAGGTCGTATTCTCCACCGCAACATGTTAATGCCCATTACCGCTTCCCAAAATAACAAGAACTGAACAAAGCAGGCACAAAAACactacacagacacaaaaacaaagagaccCACAAGATGCATTGAACCATATAGAGAGTTCAGATGATGAGGAGCAGTATTGGTCTCAGGGAGTGAGGCACCACCACTGTCAGCCTCAAGGGGATTCGATGGTGTCTGCACCTGCTACTGACCCTGACCAGGACCTTCAGCGAAAGAGCACGGAGCTTAGAGTGGATGCTGAAGAGTTTCAAGCAGATATGGTGAATGGACAGGATAACACTGAACATGACATCTCAGCATCATCAGACACTGTTGCTTCGCCAGATCAGCCCAGTGAAATGAACCCAGAACTGTCGGAACCGCAGCCGAGAAGATCTCAAAGGGAGAGATGTCCACGGAAAATACTGACTTATGATGCATTTAGCCAACCAGTTCAAAGAGTAATTGGTCACAGTGTTAACCCATTGTATGCCAGTGCAACAGCATCTCCATTCTATGAACAGTTTGGAGTACCTTGGGCAGCTCTACAAATGCCTTACTATCCAGCTTATGTACCAGTTAGTTATTATTGAACTGTGAAAGAGTTTTTCTGAATTTAAATggtgttatttttttcaaaaatgtacGAGTACTTACAAGGTCTTACCAGTATGGTGACACAAGTATTTGATGCTTTTGAGATGGTAGCGTAAGACATTGGATTGTTTTATGTTTGATGAGGTTAATTGTGATTAAATGGTTACTATCTAAGTTGACAAGCTCCGGAGCACGTGATAAAGTGATAGTAATGTCTTAGAGGGTAATATTTCTATGTGGACTATTGGAAACAACTCAGCATTGTTATAAGCCTATGCTTATCTGGTAAGAGAGTAACATGTGATTCTGTCACCTGAGGTTCAATAGTGCATCGTGAAAGTGATCTTAAACACTGCTATACCCTATCCCAACTTACGCCATCTCCACATTGTCACAAGGAAAAAGaagtatatttgtttatttttgtttcttattgTCATGTTCTGTCAATGTTGGGACAACATTTATTTAGCAGGGGAGGAATGTAGCACTTGGTAAAGTGTAGAGCTAAAATATGTCTAAAACATTGCATAAATCTGTTAGTATTTGTGTTATTCAGCTATATGTTTGGGTTTTTGGCTGCTACATGTTTTCCACCAGTAGAGGGCAGTCAcggcaaaaaggaaaaaaacaatgttctgttaaaaaaaagaaaaaagaagaagagagtaTTCTTGGGTTCTGTATGTATGTGAAAGCCACGGTTCTGGAGTACCCAAATAAACTCGGTTTGCTGTCTACACCAAGTTGTCCTGGAGTGGTGTAACACACCCACTTCTTCAGTTCTTCTCATAATAAGCAGGCATATCAAGCAAAATGCAATCACCATGAGGAGATGTAAATCTAGTTTTCTCTGATAATTacactgtttctttttagtctAGCACCTGGATCTGCCCGTTTCAATCCCAAACTCGACTGCCAGTCCTTGCACTGCTTCTGGTCACAACAGGAAGCTACGTTCAATTCCTCCACCCGTGACCATAAACTGGGAGTAACTGGTTTTAGGAAATGAATAGACCAATATTTAAAAGACACACTTCACCTCCATTTGCCCTTCTTCTGCCAACAGAATGTAAACTCCCTAACAAACAGATGAGGGCAGCATTGCTCTGTTACTCAAACAACTCGGTCTCCGTCCAGCATATCCTCTAAAGACTGCAGCAGCACTCTTGGCCTCAAAATCACTATGATCAGGATTCAAAGCTCATGCTACTCAGTCTTTGAATATAACAAAAAAGGAACCCGTGCTCGTATAAACCAAGAGTAACATCCTAATCCTCAGCTTCTTTTCTAGTGACATTTTAGTAATCCTTCTCATCTGTTTACCTCTTTGTCCTTCACATTACTGCCATTCTATTAGGCtttatatatttcttttaaagCTTAATGTGCATCCTCTGTTTATAGTAAAATGGCTTTTAGAGAGATTACCACCTGCTGTGGACAGCTTGAGGTGATGAGGATATATTTCTGGCTGCACGCCAAAGCCAACACTATTAGGCATATCTTCAGCAGATGGCCATGGCGGGCTATCAGCTCTAAATAGCTGGTATTCACACACAGCCTGTAACTCTGCAGCAACACACTCTCACCACAGGTATCTCAGGGGAGGTTATGAATTAGCAACCATTCTAAGGTCCGTCTGAAATCTGAGGTTTTGAATTCGCTGCACTCTGTGTTGCAGCTGCACACTAACATCATTTACCACCACAGAGCCTTTGTTGTTCTGACCCACAGCAATTTCGCCTTGGAGGATAATGGAGCTTGCTTGAGCTGCATTATTTCTTTACCTGTGTTATTCATGCAGACTTCTCAATGCAAATAGGAGGGTATAGTGGCAAAGGGTGCATTTATGTTGCCATGTTGCTCTGAGAGAGTCTGACTGGagaaaagagaggaagaaagataGAAAACTTGGGAAAATATTTAATCAGTATTCTCCCAGTTATTAGCTGTGATTGGTGCAAATACACCTGCTGCCTGCAGGTATCTTCATGTGCATCTGTGGCacctttttatttataaatttaaCTTTAGCTGCACcaaatttatttttgatatttggCTCAAAAGAAACTTCCACCCAAAAAATGTGAACTATGGCTGTGGAGAAGCACACAAGGTCCCTCCGAGCACTTTTCACTCATTGTCAAATAGTGCATCATGGCCAAAATCTAAGGCACTAAAGCACAATCATCACTAGAGCCAAAATCGCAGCCTGCCTCAATCAGCCTTGGCAGCAATCAGCGAGGGTTAAGTGAAGCAGCTTCTGTAGTTATCTGACTTCAAAGTGAGCTTCTCAGAAGCACCATGCCGCTGAGGGTTCAGCTACTTTGTCTG includes these proteins:
- the ficd gene encoding protein adenylyltransferase FICD — its product is MAAVKVWSYYSARVLGGWGPLLCIALGSLVALLMPMVGVEDQCCASLRGIAQLRCQLWGSPQQHPAVQSTSLTVPFTALDVLPQRPKPTKEMELEAKAALQLAQEMKKLGKREKAHKLLVHALSMNPDFVDALTELGTILEEEKDVVQADHLYTKALAISPCNERALVSRDRTLPLVEEIDQRYFSIIDSKVRQLMSIPKGNSAFRRVMEETYYHHIYHTVAIEGSTLTLSEIRHIIETRYAVPGKSLQEQNEAIGVDAAMKYINTTLLSRSGAIAVNDILEIHRRVLGYVDPVEGGRLRTNQVFVGHHIPPHPRDLQRHMQELVQWLNSDEALQLHPVEYAALAHYKLVYIHPFVDGNGRTSRLLMNLVLMQARYPPITIRKEQRAEYYAALDTANEGDVRPFIRFIAKCTEITLDTLLISTTEHAVGLPGAGQDQTCFDCKQTIPFHN